In one Staphylococcus lutrae genomic region, the following are encoded:
- the moaA gene encoding GTP 3',8-cyclase MoaA yields the protein MADQILDKLGRPIRDLRISVTDRCNFRCDYCMPKEIFGDDYVFLPKDQLLTFEEIVRVTRLYAQLGVKKVRITGGEPLLRRDLHQLIAKLTQIEGIEDIGLTTNGLLLKKHGQKLYDAGLRRINVSLDAIDDAVFQAINNRDIKAATVLEQIDEALRIGLKVKVNVVVQKGVNDDQILPMLHYFKNKPVIIRFIEFMDVGNDNGWDFSKVVTKEEILERVSTEFDIEPVSPAYYGEVAQYYRYAGTQAQFGLITSVSDSFCATCTRARLSSDGKFYGCLFSTGDGFDIRALLRSGASDEAVLQQLKALWGIRDDRYSDERTKQSVMQRRKNKINMNYIGG from the coding sequence ATGGCAGACCAAATACTTGATAAATTGGGTAGACCCATACGTGATTTGCGCATTTCCGTAACAGATCGGTGTAATTTTCGTTGTGACTACTGTATGCCAAAAGAAATCTTTGGTGACGATTATGTGTTTTTGCCGAAAGATCAGCTTTTAACATTTGAAGAAATCGTTCGTGTCACGCGGTTATATGCACAGTTAGGTGTTAAAAAAGTGCGCATCACTGGTGGAGAACCTTTATTACGTCGTGATTTACACCAGCTTATAGCTAAATTAACACAAATTGAAGGCATAGAAGATATCGGTTTAACGACCAACGGATTGTTATTGAAAAAACACGGTCAAAAACTGTACGATGCAGGCCTTCGTCGAATCAATGTCAGCTTAGATGCGATAGATGACGCTGTATTTCAAGCGATTAACAATCGTGATATTAAAGCAGCGACGGTTCTAGAGCAAATCGACGAAGCCCTACGAATCGGATTAAAAGTAAAAGTAAATGTCGTCGTTCAAAAAGGCGTCAATGATGACCAAATTCTTCCTATGTTACACTATTTCAAAAATAAACCTGTGATTATTCGTTTTATTGAATTTATGGACGTTGGAAATGACAATGGATGGGATTTTAGTAAAGTGGTGACAAAGGAAGAAATACTCGAACGTGTATCAACTGAGTTTGATATAGAACCGGTTTCACCAGCGTACTATGGAGAAGTTGCCCAATACTATCGTTATGCAGGCACACAAGCTCAATTCGGTTTAATCACGAGTGTCTCCGATTCGTTTTGTGCTACTTGCACGCGTGCACGATTGTCGTCGGATGGAAAATTTTACGGATGTTTATTCAGCACGGGAGATGGCTTTGATATTCGTGCATTGTTGAGAAGTGGTGCATCGGATGAAGCGGTACTGCAACAGCTAAAGGCATTGTGGGGAATACGTGATGATCGCTATTCTGACGAAAGAACGAAGCAAAGTGTGATGCAACGACGTAAAAATAAGATTAATATGAATTACATCGGAGGATAA
- a CDS encoding VOC family protein, whose product MLDIEFDHVIHYIDGLNQFEFPGKYLEIQNGGQHEALGTFNRLVHIDLTYIELLDIFHQGKVKQQAKSDAGKHSFATSIIDSGYKQGFKKICFRTHNLMQLKAQLEERGLETVGPLKMTRENKKGDVIHWQLLYINHHQFDVMMPFFIEWQKSDEAREAEFQPYFHTHLTVDMIALTSYQRQTMVNHWKHWFDMEEIESSERYTILQRREGTVKFKITEGKENEIEGIQFLDQSIDAPIAIRTRGASYQFIPHHT is encoded by the coding sequence ATGTTAGATATAGAATTTGATCACGTGATTCATTATATCGATGGACTAAATCAATTCGAGTTTCCTGGGAAATATTTGGAAATTCAAAACGGGGGTCAACATGAGGCGCTCGGTACATTTAACCGCCTTGTCCATATTGATTTAACATATATTGAATTATTAGATATTTTTCATCAAGGAAAAGTGAAACAGCAAGCAAAATCAGATGCCGGAAAACATTCGTTTGCGACGTCAATTATCGATAGTGGATACAAACAAGGCTTCAAAAAAATATGTTTTAGAACGCATAATCTCATGCAGCTAAAAGCACAGCTTGAAGAAAGAGGACTTGAAACGGTGGGGCCACTGAAGATGACGCGTGAAAATAAAAAAGGTGACGTCATTCACTGGCAGTTATTATATATTAATCATCATCAATTCGATGTGATGATGCCATTTTTTATTGAATGGCAAAAATCGGATGAAGCGCGGGAAGCAGAATTCCAACCCTATTTCCACACGCATTTAACTGTAGATATGATTGCTTTAACGTCTTACCAAAGGCAAACGATGGTCAATCATTGGAAGCATTGGTTTGATATGGAAGAAATTGAATCTAGCGAACGTTATACAATCCTTCAAAGACGGGAAGGCACAGTGAAATTTAAAATCACGGAAGGCAAGGAAAATGAGATTGAAGGCATTCAATTTCTTGATCAATCGATTGATGCACCGATTGCCATTCGCACACGAGGGGCGAGTTATCAATTTATTCCACATCACACATAA
- a CDS encoding aminotransferase class I/II-fold pyridoxal phosphate-dependent enzyme: MTYTTILNEIPDSYFGKTVGKKIEHGPLPLINLAVGIPDADTPTPILTALQEAIVKPENQKYLAFQGRETFRQAIVDFYQRQFNVTLDPEKEVCLFYGTKNGLVALPTCVIEPGEEVLLPDPGYTDYLAGVLLARGVPKPLKLKSERHYIPVWDEVDTTQTKLIYLTYPNNPTGSVATPEFFQETVDRFRDTQTKIVHDFAYQAFGFDQPNPSILQAKGAKSCAIEVFSFSKGYNMSGYRVGFAVGNEEMIANLQKYHTHTQAGMYGALQEACTVALNECDDVLEAQNEVFRQRRDKIEAALNAAQIPHEPIKGGIFLWLKCPDQFSSDAFIEYLLQTQSILAAPGHPFGEEGEGYVRLSFAIDNDQLETAIERLVALKGLYHQ; encoded by the coding sequence TTGACTTATACAACGATTTTAAATGAGATACCTGATAGTTATTTCGGAAAAACAGTGGGAAAGAAAATAGAGCACGGGCCATTGCCTTTGATTAATTTAGCGGTAGGCATTCCAGATGCAGATACGCCGACACCCATTTTAACAGCACTTCAAGAAGCGATTGTTAAACCTGAAAATCAAAAGTATCTTGCTTTTCAAGGGAGAGAGACTTTCAGACAGGCGATTGTAGATTTCTATCAACGTCAATTTAATGTGACGTTAGATCCAGAAAAAGAAGTGTGCTTGTTTTATGGGACTAAAAATGGTTTAGTGGCGTTGCCGACTTGTGTGATTGAGCCCGGTGAAGAAGTCTTGTTACCCGATCCAGGGTATACGGATTACCTTGCCGGTGTCCTACTAGCGAGAGGTGTTCCGAAGCCATTAAAATTAAAAAGTGAGCGGCATTATATTCCCGTGTGGGATGAAGTCGACACCACACAAACAAAATTGATTTATTTAACGTATCCGAACAATCCAACCGGCTCGGTAGCGACTCCTGAGTTTTTCCAAGAGACAGTCGATCGATTTCGTGATACACAAACAAAAATTGTACATGATTTTGCGTACCAAGCATTTGGCTTTGATCAGCCAAATCCAAGTATTCTTCAAGCAAAAGGTGCAAAATCATGTGCAATCGAAGTCTTTTCATTTTCAAAAGGCTATAACATGTCGGGCTATCGTGTAGGTTTTGCAGTAGGAAATGAAGAGATGATTGCGAACCTTCAGAAGTACCATACCCACACACAAGCCGGAATGTACGGTGCATTGCAAGAGGCTTGTACAGTGGCTTTAAATGAGTGTGATGATGTTTTAGAGGCGCAAAATGAAGTGTTCAGACAGCGACGTGATAAAATTGAAGCGGCTTTGAATGCAGCGCAAATACCTCATGAACCAATTAAAGGCGGTATTTTCTTATGGTTAAAATGCCCTGATCAGTTCTCGAGTGATGCGTTTATTGAGTATTTATTACAAACGCAGTCTATTCTTGCAGCGCCAGGTCATCCGTTTGGTGAAGAGGGTGAAGGTTATGTTCGACTGTCATTTGCTATTGATAACGACCAACTTGAAACAGCGATTGAACGGCTCGTTGCGTTAAAAGGACTGTATCACCAATAG
- a CDS encoding lipid II:glycine glycyltransferase FemX has product MKRMNITDQAHDAFVKTHPTGDLLQLTKWGETKQLTGWYAKRIAVGENGEIKGVAQLLFKKIPRTPFTICYASRGFVVDYTDINAVKALLAEAIKEAKAEKAYTIKIDPDVEVDHGMTVVRDLLQMGFRHKGFKAGLAKDYIQPRMTMITPIDQSDEALIQSFDNRNRSKVRLALKRGTKVERKGREDLKIFADLMAETGARDGFLTRDFSYFETIYDALHPEGDAELFLVKLEPRPVLSELTAEQEKLQAEVNALAEKDQNNKKVRNKIKDAEQKMQKNDALIKDMEALESKHPEGIYLSGALLMFTGSKAYYLYGASSNHYRDFLPNHHMQFKMMQFAREKGAKTYDFGGTDNQPDKDSSHYGLWAFKKSWGTRLSEKIGEFDYVLNPIIYQIVEQFKPQLTQLKIKMVRRLKERQQRK; this is encoded by the coding sequence ATGAAACGCATGAATATTACGGATCAAGCACATGATGCATTTGTTAAAACACATCCTACTGGAGACTTATTACAGTTAACAAAATGGGGAGAGACAAAGCAGTTAACCGGTTGGTACGCTAAACGTATTGCTGTAGGAGAAAATGGGGAAATAAAAGGTGTTGCGCAATTACTGTTTAAAAAAATTCCACGCACGCCCTTTACAATATGTTATGCTTCGCGTGGTTTCGTCGTTGATTATACGGACATCAATGCAGTGAAAGCATTATTAGCTGAAGCGATTAAAGAAGCCAAAGCTGAAAAAGCTTATACGATTAAAATTGATCCAGATGTAGAGGTGGATCACGGTATGACGGTCGTTCGAGATTTATTACAAATGGGCTTTCGTCATAAAGGTTTTAAAGCAGGCTTGGCTAAAGATTATATTCAACCTCGGATGACAATGATTACCCCTATTGATCAATCAGATGAGGCATTAATCCAAAGTTTTGATAACAGAAATCGTTCAAAGGTGCGACTGGCTTTAAAGCGAGGGACGAAAGTCGAGCGCAAAGGCCGTGAAGATTTAAAAATATTTGCGGATTTGATGGCAGAAACAGGAGCGCGTGACGGCTTCTTGACGCGTGATTTCTCTTATTTCGAAACGATTTACGATGCACTCCATCCAGAAGGGGACGCAGAATTATTTTTAGTTAAACTCGAGCCTCGACCTGTTTTATCAGAATTAACCGCAGAACAGGAAAAGTTACAAGCGGAAGTGAATGCATTAGCGGAAAAAGATCAAAACAACAAAAAAGTACGTAATAAAATTAAAGATGCAGAGCAGAAAATGCAGAAAAATGATGCTTTAATTAAAGATATGGAGGCTCTAGAAAGTAAACATCCAGAGGGGATTTATTTGTCAGGGGCGTTACTGATGTTTACGGGTTCAAAAGCATATTACCTATATGGGGCTTCTTCCAACCATTACCGTGATTTTTTACCGAACCATCATATGCAATTTAAAATGATGCAGTTTGCACGTGAAAAAGGCGCAAAGACATATGACTTTGGTGGGACAGACAATCAACCTGATAAAGACTCGAGTCATTATGGATTATGGGCGTTTAAAAAATCATGGGGGACGCGTTTAAGTGAAAAAATTGGAGAATTTGATTATGTACTTAATCCAATCATTTATCAAATCGTTGAACAATTCAAACCACAGTTGACACAGCTTAAAATCAAAATGGTTCGCCGTTTAAAAGAAAGACAACAACGAAAATAA
- a CDS encoding efflux RND transporter permease subunit → MVKKLIDFSLSNKFAILLMVILVILGGSYASFKMRLELLPDTEPPQLTVTTVMQGATPETVMKEVSDPIDEAVRGMAGVTSVKAQSLSHASMITIQFNENTNMDKAEQDVDKALKKVTLPEQAEKPELTRNTMNAFPVVAYSFLHQKDDVTVTTKAVEEQLIPKLQTIDGVQRATVNGQTERKVTVQFNERQLQKLGLNVKDVSDYIKAATQESALGLFQFGDTEKSVVIDGQFTSVEALKNLKIPLALAAQSSSASSQGTQGTESSQGQVPSAAIQPSNDQRTQSVALDELADIKRADERKSISRTNGQDAVDVQIIKAQGANTVAVAREVDKTIQSFIKDHPDLKSVKIMDTAKPVTDALNTMIEKALLGSIVAIIVILCFLRNFRVTAISVVSIPLSILIAMMALKLTDVSLNILTLGALTVAVGRVIDDSIVVIENIYRRLTRKDERLVGDALIVSATKEVFIPIMSSTLVTIVVFAPLAFVTGSVGELFRPFAYAITFSLLASLLVSITIVPVLAALFFKKGLKTQRAHRSELGRVGRGYQKVLKWSLNHKWIVMILSTLILVGSIILGSMNIGTSFISSGDDKFMALTYTAKPGETEQKVLAHAKEVEKYLLSQRHVQNVQYSVGGPSPVDPTGTTNNMAMMVKYDSDTPNFKTEPERVLRHIKTYHHDGEWKNLDLGTGVASNTLNVEVTGPSTAAIENTVRTIEQKMSKIAGLTNVKSDLTETYAQYEVKVDPNKASQAGITAGQLAMILNQNATQMTISKVKEDNRTYQVVVKREKETQWTKEKLEQFRIPAPNGVKLTLSDIATLKETSTPNALVKKGGDFVSTVSGTITGNDVGAISQEVMQQLNHIKTPSDVHTSLGGTNEDITQAFSQLAIAMLAAIIIVYLVLVLTFKGALAPFTILFALPYTVIGVVMALILTGETLSVPSMIGLLMLIGIVVTNAIVLIDRVIHNQSAGLPMKDALIEAGGTRIRPILMTAIATIGALIPLLFGQDNSILISKGLAATVIGGLVSSTLLTLIVVPVIYEILFTIKEKLSRRKNKA, encoded by the coding sequence ATGGTTAAAAAACTGATTGATTTTTCTTTGTCGAATAAATTTGCCATTTTATTAATGGTGATACTTGTTATCCTTGGTGGGAGTTATGCAAGTTTTAAAATGAGATTGGAACTGTTACCAGATACAGAGCCACCACAACTGACTGTAACAACAGTGATGCAAGGGGCGACGCCTGAAACGGTAATGAAAGAAGTCAGTGACCCTATAGATGAAGCGGTTAGAGGTATGGCCGGTGTAACAAGTGTCAAAGCGCAATCGCTCTCTCATGCGTCGATGATTACAATTCAATTTAATGAGAATACAAACATGGATAAAGCAGAGCAGGATGTAGATAAAGCGTTAAAAAAAGTCACATTGCCAGAGCAGGCAGAAAAGCCTGAATTGACACGAAATACGATGAATGCTTTTCCAGTGGTTGCTTATTCATTCCTGCATCAAAAAGATGATGTTACGGTAACGACCAAAGCAGTCGAAGAACAATTAATCCCTAAATTGCAAACGATTGATGGTGTTCAACGGGCAACAGTCAATGGACAAACCGAACGAAAAGTGACGGTGCAATTTAATGAACGTCAATTGCAAAAATTGGGACTCAATGTCAAAGATGTGTCTGATTATATCAAAGCTGCAACGCAAGAATCAGCACTTGGATTATTTCAATTTGGTGACACAGAAAAATCCGTTGTTATTGATGGTCAATTCACGTCTGTGGAAGCTTTAAAAAATTTGAAAATTCCATTAGCACTCGCCGCTCAATCGTCTAGTGCATCATCTCAAGGGACGCAAGGGACAGAATCCTCGCAAGGTCAGGTGCCTTCAGCAGCGATACAACCGTCAAATGATCAACGGACGCAATCTGTTGCATTGGATGAGCTTGCAGACATTAAACGTGCAGATGAACGTAAGTCCATTTCAAGAACGAATGGTCAAGATGCTGTTGATGTCCAAATCATAAAAGCACAAGGCGCTAATACGGTTGCAGTTGCAAGAGAAGTAGACAAAACAATCCAAAGCTTTATAAAAGATCATCCAGATTTGAAATCCGTTAAAATTATGGACACGGCGAAACCGGTGACTGATGCCCTTAACACAATGATTGAAAAGGCGTTACTCGGTTCGATTGTGGCGATTATCGTGATCCTTTGTTTTTTAAGAAATTTTAGAGTGACAGCCATTTCAGTTGTCTCTATTCCATTATCTATATTAATTGCGATGATGGCGCTTAAATTAACAGATGTTTCTCTCAATATTTTAACGTTAGGTGCACTGACCGTTGCAGTGGGACGTGTCATTGACGACTCTATCGTGGTCATTGAAAATATTTATCGACGCTTAACGCGTAAAGATGAACGGCTTGTTGGGGATGCTCTCATTGTGTCAGCAACTAAGGAAGTCTTTATCCCTATTATGTCGTCAACGCTTGTGACGATTGTTGTTTTTGCACCATTGGCATTTGTGACAGGGTCTGTGGGAGAACTGTTTAGACCTTTTGCATATGCGATTACCTTTAGTTTGTTAGCATCTTTGCTCGTGTCGATAACGATTGTACCAGTGTTAGCAGCACTTTTCTTTAAGAAAGGACTTAAAACCCAACGTGCTCACCGGTCGGAACTTGGTAGAGTGGGGAGAGGTTATCAAAAAGTGTTGAAATGGAGTTTAAATCATAAATGGATTGTCATGATTTTAAGCACATTGATACTCGTTGGAAGTATCATACTCGGTAGCATGAATATCGGTACAAGCTTTATTTCATCGGGTGACGATAAGTTCATGGCTTTAACTTATACAGCAAAACCTGGTGAAACGGAACAAAAAGTACTGGCACATGCTAAAGAGGTAGAGAAATATTTATTGTCACAACGCCATGTTCAAAATGTGCAATATTCTGTAGGAGGGCCGTCACCAGTCGACCCAACCGGTACGACGAATAATATGGCGATGATGGTCAAGTATGATTCAGATACACCCAATTTTAAAACAGAGCCTGAACGTGTGCTCCGTCACATTAAGACGTATCATCATGATGGGGAGTGGAAAAATTTAGACTTAGGTACGGGCGTAGCTTCAAATACGCTTAACGTTGAAGTGACGGGTCCATCTACAGCAGCGATTGAAAACACCGTCAGAACAATTGAACAAAAAATGTCAAAAATAGCTGGGCTCACGAATGTCAAATCAGATTTAACTGAAACTTATGCGCAATATGAAGTGAAGGTGGACCCGAATAAAGCTTCACAAGCGGGGATAACAGCAGGTCAGTTGGCGATGATACTCAATCAAAATGCGACACAGATGACCATTTCAAAAGTAAAAGAGGACAACCGAACTTATCAAGTGGTTGTCAAACGCGAGAAAGAGACGCAATGGACGAAAGAAAAATTAGAGCAATTCCGAATTCCTGCTCCAAATGGTGTCAAACTGACTTTAAGTGATATCGCCACGTTAAAAGAGACGTCTACACCGAATGCGTTAGTGAAAAAAGGTGGAGATTTTGTAAGTACGGTTTCCGGCACGATTACTGGAAATGATGTTGGAGCGATTTCACAAGAAGTGATGCAGCAACTGAATCACATAAAGACACCAAGTGATGTGCATACCTCATTAGGTGGCACGAATGAAGATATTACTCAGGCCTTTTCTCAATTGGCCATTGCGATGTTAGCGGCGATTATTATCGTCTACTTAGTACTGGTGTTAACTTTCAAAGGTGCATTGGCGCCATTTACAATACTCTTTGCGTTACCTTACACTGTTATCGGTGTTGTCATGGCACTGATTTTGACAGGAGAAACGTTATCCGTACCGAGCATGATTGGTTTACTCATGTTGATTGGTATTGTTGTTACGAATGCGATTGTACTGATCGATCGTGTAATTCATAATCAGAGCGCAGGTTTACCAATGAAAGACGCTTTAATTGAGGCAGGGGGCACACGGATACGTCCTATTTTAATGACAGCCATTGCAACCATTGGCGCATTAATCCCATTACTTTTTGGTCAAGACAACTCGATACTCATCTCTAAAGGTTTAGCGGCAACAGTAATTGGTGGATTAGTTTCCTCAACATTGCTCACATTAATTGTTGTACCTGTCATTTATGAAATTTTATTTACGATTAAAGAGAAATTATCTCGACGTAAAAACAAGGCGTAA
- a CDS encoding SE1832 family protein — protein MNLEQQLQELKMDYIRLQDDLEKRESTSQQVDPLIKQLEQLELQMATVRQQLHQQDHL, from the coding sequence ATGAACTTAGAACAACAGTTACAAGAGCTGAAAATGGATTATATACGTTTACAGGATGATCTTGAAAAACGTGAATCCACATCTCAACAAGTCGATCCACTCATTAAACAACTTGAACAACTTGAACTTCAAATGGCCACAGTTCGTCAACAGCTTCATCAGCAAGATCATTTATAG
- the mspA gene encoding membrane stabilizing protein MspA, translating into MLAYLILLPFMYLVVGYISIFKMRILMPKLLRVIMGVLLIIVVATSLVYYPAETWWLFVVLLLLIGNVEITAFKHRKNDEKGVRILNMMTLFILAIYVILAFVFV; encoded by the coding sequence ATGTTAGCTTACTTAATTTTACTCCCTTTTATGTACCTAGTGGTGGGCTATATCAGTATTTTTAAAATGCGTATTTTAATGCCAAAACTACTACGTGTTATCATGGGCGTTTTGCTCATCATAGTGGTTGCCACTTCGCTTGTATACTACCCCGCAGAAACATGGTGGTTGTTTGTGGTGTTATTACTACTCATAGGTAATGTTGAAATTACAGCTTTCAAGCATAGAAAAAATGATGAAAAAGGTGTGCGTATTTTAAATATGATGACACTTTTTATTCTCGCCATTTATGTCATACTCGCATTTGTATTTGTCTAA
- a CDS encoding MarR family winged helix-turn-helix transcriptional regulator: MHPSLLFDQFTQLYRPYIKLMQPLLDQYQLHPAQWLVMKDIAISPGTTLVQISKRRSIEKPTTRKVLKALDAQGWLTVCPGEIDKREKLLYLSPSGQDIHKQLSRQISQLQTEMLETLSMSKDELNQLADQLENIYQTIRHHLQTETS; this comes from the coding sequence ATGCACCCTTCACTACTTTTTGATCAGTTCACACAACTTTATCGCCCTTATATCAAATTGATGCAACCGTTACTCGATCAATATCAGCTTCATCCTGCACAATGGCTCGTGATGAAAGATATTGCAATAAGTCCTGGTACAACACTCGTTCAAATATCGAAGCGACGTTCGATCGAAAAACCGACGACGCGAAAAGTGCTCAAAGCATTAGATGCACAAGGATGGCTTACCGTGTGTCCTGGAGAAATCGATAAAAGAGAAAAATTGTTATATTTATCTCCGTCAGGCCAAGACATTCACAAACAGCTTTCTCGACAAATCAGTCAATTGCAAACAGAGATGTTAGAGACACTCTCCATGTCAAAAGACGAACTCAATCAACTTGCTGATCAGCTTGAAAATATTTATCAAACGATTAGACATCACCTTCAAACTGAAACGTCTTAA
- a CDS encoding endonuclease/exonuclease/phosphatase family protein: MKNKHIVTTLLLGLLTSTVTLSSHTNAYAQQSSHTPLQIHDIQGAGHDSPFKDQHVDKVGGIVTYIYKVNNNYYFHFQTPDQLKDHNPTTSEALIVYAGKQKPDVRVGDLAQVTGTVREYAIEGYAEKQTTDLPVTEIDAREDHKGHITVIKGNQPLPQPIKIKKVPQQIASNQPFKSFQPDTYAMDYWESLEGMRVQVDQVRSVGPQSHSEIFTVTNDTAPETKNGGILLKENQANGQRIAFKLNDDTQRAKDFNVVTGDIFKGPLIGYVNYSYQNYKVNIDYKDMEKAYKKGGTKPVATKLKSSENKLTVASYNLENFSNSVKSSSDDKAQKLANGIVNSMKQPDIVGVTEVQDNNGPGKGDTKANQSYERLIKAIENAGGPTYRYVNIDPDNNVDGGQPDANIRVGFLYNPKRVTFNDRIKPGDAHTAVGYQGQQLTLNPGRIAPQDPAFKDVRKSLAAQFDFKGEQIIAIANHWKSKRGDDGLFGSQQPVVLHSEPQRVEIAKRIGEFVAQVQRQNPKAHVISVGDYNDFQWTKSLTTLESFGLTNMVNQVPQNQRYSYVYQGNTQTLDHVLVSNHLSAQTQLDMIHVNSDFTEGSGRASDHDPLLAQIDFSKQIKKAKK; encoded by the coding sequence TTGAAAAACAAACACATCGTCACAACGCTACTTTTAGGTTTACTCACATCAACAGTCACCCTCAGCAGTCACACGAACGCCTATGCCCAGCAATCATCACACACACCACTTCAAATTCATGATATTCAAGGTGCAGGACACGATTCTCCTTTTAAAGATCAACATGTCGATAAGGTAGGAGGCATTGTCACATATATTTACAAAGTGAACAATAACTATTACTTCCATTTTCAAACGCCCGATCAATTGAAAGATCATAATCCTACAACTTCAGAAGCATTGATTGTCTACGCGGGTAAACAAAAACCTGACGTACGTGTCGGTGACCTTGCACAAGTGACAGGTACTGTACGTGAATATGCCATTGAAGGTTATGCAGAAAAACAAACGACCGATTTACCTGTGACAGAAATTGATGCACGTGAAGATCACAAAGGGCACATCACTGTCATCAAAGGAAACCAACCCCTTCCTCAACCGATAAAGATTAAAAAAGTCCCGCAACAAATCGCTTCAAATCAACCATTTAAATCATTTCAACCTGATACATACGCGATGGATTACTGGGAATCTTTAGAAGGGATGCGTGTACAAGTCGATCAAGTTCGCAGTGTTGGCCCTCAATCACACAGTGAAATTTTCACAGTGACAAACGACACAGCACCAGAAACTAAAAATGGCGGTATCTTGTTGAAAGAGAATCAAGCAAATGGCCAACGGATTGCCTTTAAACTTAATGATGACACACAACGTGCTAAAGACTTCAATGTTGTCACGGGCGATATCTTTAAAGGACCGCTAATCGGCTATGTCAACTACAGTTATCAAAATTATAAAGTCAATATCGATTACAAAGATATGGAAAAGGCATACAAAAAAGGGGGAACTAAACCCGTTGCGACAAAATTAAAGTCTTCAGAAAACAAATTAACTGTTGCTTCATATAATCTAGAGAACTTTTCAAACTCAGTTAAAAGTTCGAGTGATGATAAAGCGCAAAAACTAGCAAATGGTATTGTCAATAGTATGAAACAACCGGATATTGTAGGTGTAACGGAAGTACAGGATAACAACGGACCTGGTAAAGGGGATACAAAAGCCAACCAATCCTATGAACGTCTGATTAAAGCTATTGAAAATGCTGGCGGACCGACTTATCGTTATGTCAATATCGATCCTGATAATAATGTCGATGGCGGACAACCCGATGCCAATATTCGTGTTGGCTTTTTATACAATCCAAAGCGCGTGACTTTCAACGATCGTATCAAACCTGGAGATGCCCATACAGCAGTCGGTTATCAAGGCCAACAATTAACGCTTAATCCAGGGCGAATTGCACCTCAAGATCCTGCGTTTAAGGATGTACGTAAATCATTAGCGGCACAATTTGATTTTAAAGGGGAGCAAATCATTGCGATTGCCAATCATTGGAAATCTAAGCGCGGCGATGATGGTTTATTTGGAAGCCAACAACCAGTCGTTTTACATTCTGAACCTCAACGTGTCGAAATTGCAAAACGTATTGGTGAATTCGTCGCTCAAGTGCAGCGCCAAAACCCTAAAGCTCATGTGATTTCTGTAGGTGACTACAACGATTTTCAATGGACAAAATCTCTGACAACATTAGAGTCATTTGGGTTAACCAATATGGTCAATCAAGTTCCTCAAAACCAACGTTACTCATACGTTTATCAAGGGAATACACAAACGCTCGATCATGTGTTAGTCTCAAATCATTTATCTGCTCAGACCCAACTCGACATGATTCATGTGAATAGCGATTTCACTGAAGGGTCTGGACGTGCAAGTGATCATGATCCACTCCTCGCACAAATCGACTTTTCAAAACAGATTAAGAAAGCTAAAAAATAA